A genome region from Gossypium hirsutum isolate 1008001.06 chromosome A04, Gossypium_hirsutum_v2.1, whole genome shotgun sequence includes the following:
- the LOC107948924 gene encoding subtilisin inhibitor has product MAEKQQTEPSDKQPGELTDSAPVLPRTYGTLLGPSTAPKMEWPELVGLTPEEAERKIKEDMPRVQIQVVQANCFVTMDFNHGRVRLYLDHSGKVERPPRIG; this is encoded by the exons ATGGCTGAGAAGCAGCAAACTGAACCCTCTGACAAACAACCTGGTGAATTAACAGACTCAGCGCCGGTTTTACCAA GAACTTATGGGACATTGCTTGGACCAAGCACTGCTCCGAAAATGGAATGGCCTGAGTTAGTAGGCCTTACCCCTGAGGAAGCAGAGAGAAAGATCAAGGAAGACATGCCAAGAGTCCAGATTCAGGTGGTCCAAGCTAATTGCTTTGTTACCATGGATTTCAACCATGGAAGGGTTCGATTATATCTTGACCATTCAGGAAAAGTTGAAAGGCCTCCAAGAATTGGCTAA
- the LOC107948922 gene encoding L-type lectin-domain containing receptor kinase S.4, which produces MAYFLLLFFLFISAASSQSTEVFFPGFKGLNPSNLTVTGIARIDKHGILCLTNDTSRLQGHAFYNSPFRFKKSSNGQAFSFSTSFAFVIVPEYLKLGGHGLAFTIATSRDLKALPSQYLGILNATDNGNLTNHLVAVEFDTVQDFEFQDINDNHIGIDINSMVSNASAPAAYFTDVSTKQNLTLKSGNPIQVWIDYDSVENVFNVTIAPNSTRPRLPILSYHVDLSPFLQEFMYVGFSASTGLLASSHYVLGWSFKINGQAQALDLSSLRSLPGPLKKHTALTVGVSVSCVILVIIAVSIVIYIIIKIKNADVIEDWELEIGPQRYSYGELKKATNGFSDKNLLGQGGFGRVYKGTLRNSKTEVAVKRVSHESKQGLREFVSEIASIGRLRHRNLVQLLGWCRRRGDLLLVYDFMANGSLDQFLFDEPKIILNWEQRFSIIKGVASGLIYLHEGYEQIVIHRDVKASNVLLDNELNGRLGDFGLARLYEHGSNPGTTRVVGTLGYLAPELPKTGKATTCSDVFAFGALLLEVACGRRPIEPKALPEELVLVDWVWEKFIQGRLLDVADIRLNGKYDEGEMSMVLKLGLMCSNDMPVARPTMRHVVRYLDGEAELPESLRPPASFDGNKGYAEGFDAFVNSFASSSFDKMSSNSFMETGNVATSFASLSTSPLSLLRETR; this is translated from the coding sequence ATGGCTTATTTCCTCCtacttttctttctctttatcTCAGCTGCTTCTTCACAGTCCACCGAGGTGTTCTTCCCTGGATTCAAAGGCTTAAACCCCAGCAACTTAACAGTAACAGGGATTGCACGGATTGATAAACATGGCATTCTCTGCTTAACAAATGACACCAGTCGTCTACAGGGTCATGCTTTTTACAACTCTCCATTTAGATTCAAGAAATCCAGCAATGGGCAAGCTTTTTCCTTTTCCACCTCTTTTGCTTTCGTTATAGTTCCTGAGTATTTAAAGCTAGGTGGGCATGGCCTTGCTTTCACAATCGCCACTTCTAGAGATCTGAAAGCACTTCCAAGTCAGTATCTAGGAATCCTTAACGCAACTGATAATGGGAACCTCACAAACCATCTGGTTGCAGTAGAGTTCGACACGGTGCAGGATTTTGAGTTCCAGGACATCAATGACAACCATATTGGCATCGACATCAACAGCATGGTGTCAAATGCTTCGGCTCCTGCCGCTTACTTCACCGATGTTTCCACGAAGCAAAATCTTACTCTCAAAAGTGGAAACCCTATCCAAGTTTGGATCGATTATGATTCAGTTGAAAACGTCTTCAATGTAACCATCGCACCGAATTCGACAAGACCCAGATTGCCGATCTTGTCGTATCATGTAGATCTTTCACCGTTTCTTCAAGAGTTTATGTACGTTGGTTTCTCAGCTTCAACAGGGTTACTTGCTAGCTCGCATTATGTTTTAGGTTGGAGCTTTAAAATCAATGGACAAGCTCAGGCTCTCGATCTATCTTCTCTGCGTTCGCTCCCCGGACCACTAAAAAAGCATACAGCTTTAACAGTTGGTGTCTCTGTTTCCTGTGTCATTCTTGTCATAATTGCTGTCTCCATTgtcatttatatcattatcaaaattaaaaacGCTGATGTGATTGAAGATTGGGAGCTGGAGATTGGACCACAAAGATATTCTTATGGAGAACTCAAGAAAGCAACCAATGGTTTCAGTGACAAAAACTTACTTGGTCAAGGTGGATTTGGCAGAGTTTACAAAGGAACGCTTCGAAATTCAAAGACTGAAGTTGCTGTGAAGCGAGTTTCTCATGAATCGAAGCAGGGTTTGCGTGAATTCGTATCAGAAATTGCTAGTATTGGAAGGCTTCGCCACAGGAACTTGGTTCAGTTACTGGGATGGTGCAGGAGAAGAGGTGATCTTCTTCTTGTTTATGATTTCATGGCTAATGGCAGCTTAGATCAGTTTTTGTTTGATGAGCCTAAAATAATCTTGAATTGGGAGCAAAGATTCAGTATTATCAAAGGTGTTGCTTCGGGTCTTATTTATTTACACGAAGGCTATGAACAAATTGTGATTCATAGAGATGTTAAGGCAAGTAACGTGTTATTAGATAATGAATTGAATGGAAGATTAGGAGATTTTGGCCTTGCAAGATTGTACGAACACGGTTCAAATCCGGGGACAACTCGGGTGGTTGGTACATTGGGATATCTAGCACCAGAGCTACCCAAGACAGGAAAGGCCACAACGTGCTCCGATGTCTTTGCTTTTGGTGCATTATTGCTTGAAGTTGCTTGTGGGCGTAGGCCAATTGAGCCGAAGGCCTTGCCTGAGGAATTAGTGTTGGTTGATTGGGTATGGGAGAAGTTCATACAAGGGAGACTCCTTGATGTGGCAGACATTAGGCTGAATGGCAAATATGATGAAGGTGAAATGTCGATGGTGCTTAAATTAGGCCTAATGTGTTCAAATGACATGCCGGTGGCACGGCCTACCATGAGGCATGTAGTGAGGTATCTAGATGGAGAGGCTGAACTGCCGGAAAGTTTGAGGCCGCCGGCATCATTTGACGGCAATAAAGGGTATGCAGAAGGGTTTGATGCTTTTGTGAATTCATTTGCGTCCTCATCTTTTGATAAAATGAGTTCAAATTCATTCATGGAAACTGGTAATGTTGCTACTAGTTTTGCTTCTCTTTCAACCTCTCCACTTTCCCTTCTTAGAGAAACTAGATAG